From Desmodus rotundus isolate HL8 chromosome 12, HLdesRot8A.1, whole genome shotgun sequence, one genomic window encodes:
- the RNF166 gene encoding E3 ubiquitin-protein ligase RNF166 isoform X7 — MAMFRSLVASAQQRQPPGGPAGGDSGLEAQYSCPICLEVYHRPVAIGSCGHTFCGECLQPCLQVPSPLCPLCRLPFDPKKVDKAAQVEKQLSSYKAPCRGCNKKVTLAKMRVHVSSCMKVQEQMANCPKFVPVVPTSQPIPSAVPNRSTFTCPYCGARNLDQQELVKHCVDNHRSDPNRVVCPICSAMPWGDPSYKSANFLQHLLHRHKFSYDTFVDYSIDEEAAFQAALALSLSEN, encoded by the exons ATGGCGATGTTCCGCAGCCTGGTGGCCTCGGCTCAGCAGCGGCAGCCACCGGGCGGACCCGCAGGCGGTGACAGCGGCCTGGAGGCGCAGTACAGCTGCCCTATCTGCCTAGAGGTCTACCACCGGCCCGTGGCCATCGGCAGCTGTGGCCACAC GTTCTGCGGGGAGTGCCTCCAGCCATGCCTGCAGGTACCATCTCCCCTTTGTCCGCTGTGCCGGCTGCCCTTTGACCCCAAGAAGGTGGACAAGGCTGCCCAGGTGGAGAAGCAGCTCTCATCCTATAAGGCACCCTGCCGGGGCTGCAACAAGAAG GTGACGCTGGCCAAGATGAGGGTGCACGTTTCCTCCTGCATGAAGGTCCAGGAGCAGATGGCCAACTGTCCCAAATTTGTCCCTGTGGTGCCCACATCCCAGCCCATTCCCAG TGCCGTCCCCAACAGGTCCACCTTTACCTGCCCTTACTGCGGCGCCCGCAACCTGGACCAGCAGGAGCTGGTAAAGCACTGTGTGGACAACCACCGCAGTGACCCCAACCGCGTG GTGTGTCCCATCTGCTCGGCGATGCCCTGGGGTGACCCCAGCTACAAGAGTGCCAACTTCTTGCAGCACCTGCTCCACCGGCACAAGTTCTCCTACGACACCTTCGTG